In Fodinicola acaciae, the following proteins share a genomic window:
- the leuD gene encoding 3-isopropylmalate dehydratase small subunit, giving the protein MEKITVHTGRAVPLLQSNVDTDQIIPAVYLKRVTRTGFADGLFAAWRNDPSFVLNDERYTGASILVAGSDFGTGSSREHAVWALMDYGFRVVLSSRFADIFRGNAGKAGLLAAALHQKHIEQLQADLVDHPETEVTVDLVAREVRWGSEGVPFEIDDYTRWRLMEGLDDIGLTLRHTDQIGEFERNRPGYLPRTTVDA; this is encoded by the coding sequence GTGGAAAAGATCACCGTGCACACCGGCCGGGCCGTGCCGTTGCTGCAATCCAATGTCGACACCGACCAGATCATCCCGGCGGTCTACCTGAAGCGGGTGACCCGCACCGGTTTCGCCGACGGGCTGTTCGCGGCCTGGCGAAACGATCCGTCCTTCGTGCTCAACGATGAGCGCTACACCGGCGCCTCGATCCTGGTCGCCGGCTCCGACTTCGGCACCGGCTCGTCCCGCGAGCACGCGGTGTGGGCCCTGATGGACTACGGATTCCGGGTCGTACTATCCTCTCGGTTTGCCGACATCTTCCGCGGCAACGCCGGTAAAGCGGGTCTGCTCGCCGCGGCGCTGCACCAGAAGCACATCGAGCAGCTGCAGGCCGATTTGGTCGACCACCCGGAAACGGAGGTGACCGTCGACCTGGTCGCGCGTGAGGTGCGGTGGGGATCGGAGGGCGTTCCCTTCGAGATCGACGACTACACCCGCTGGCGGCTGATGGAGGGCCTCGACGACATCGGACTGACGCTCCGGCACACCGACCAGATCGGTGAGTTTGAGCGCAACCGGCCGGGATATCTGCCTCGTACGACCGTCGACGCCTGA
- a CDS encoding HU family DNA-binding protein — MVNKAEFIEALTTRFEDRKTAANALEQIVDEIQRTVAKGDRVAITGFGVFEKRVRAARTARNPRTGESVKVKKTAVPAFRPGTGFKTVVADPKKLPKTPGAKATTKATAVGASRGPAPAAKKATAKKAAPAKKAAAKKAAPAKKAAAKKAPARKAPARKR, encoded by the coding sequence ATGGTGAACAAGGCCGAGTTCATCGAGGCGCTGACGACGCGCTTCGAGGACCGGAAGACCGCGGCGAACGCTCTCGAGCAGATCGTCGACGAGATCCAGCGCACGGTCGCCAAGGGCGACCGGGTTGCCATCACCGGCTTCGGTGTCTTCGAGAAGCGCGTGCGTGCCGCGCGTACCGCTCGCAACCCGCGCACCGGCGAGTCGGTGAAGGTGAAGAAGACCGCGGTGCCGGCTTTCCGTCCCGGCACTGGCTTCAAGACGGTCGTCGCCGACCCGAAGAAGCTGCCGAAGACGCCGGGCGCCAAGGCCACCACCAAGGCCACCGCCGTCGGCGCGAGCCGCGGACCGGCCCCGGCCGCGAAGAAGGCGACCGCCAAGAAGGCTGCTCCGGCCAAGAAGGCTGCCGCCAAGAAGGCCGCGCCGGCCAAGAAGGCCGCCGCCAAGAAGGCCCCGGCCCGCAAGGCGCCGGCCCGCAAGCGGTAG
- a CDS encoding NUDIX hydrolase, which yields MSSEAATGAAVRAAGGVLWRHTGGPTEIALVHRPRYDDWSLPKGKLATGEHPLTAGVREVVEETGIRPVLGRRLVSTTYPVSVRDTIVDKLVDYWAMRAESGDFQVNDEVDELRWLTVAKATETVSYRHDRAVLADFARIAAGTTTIVLVRHGSAGDRHQWRGDDRLRPLDPTGAKQAGRVAGVLPGFGPRRVISADKVRCTQTVRPLATVLGVPVEVDDDFGEERHARRPGHAAQLLRALAEAGEPVVICSQGGVIPDSVEELADADGVPLTDVPARKGSVWALSFAGRRLVSADYYRSLKAPK from the coding sequence GTGAGTTCTGAGGCTGCCACCGGAGCCGCCGTACGCGCCGCCGGTGGTGTGCTGTGGCGGCACACCGGCGGCCCGACCGAGATCGCTCTGGTGCACCGGCCGCGTTACGACGACTGGTCGCTGCCGAAGGGAAAACTGGCCACCGGCGAGCATCCACTCACCGCCGGCGTACGAGAAGTCGTGGAGGAGACCGGCATCCGGCCGGTGCTCGGCCGCCGGCTGGTCTCCACCACCTATCCGGTCTCGGTCCGCGACACCATCGTCGACAAGCTCGTGGACTACTGGGCGATGCGCGCGGAAAGCGGCGATTTCCAGGTCAACGACGAGGTCGACGAGCTGCGCTGGCTGACCGTCGCGAAGGCGACAGAGACGGTTTCCTATCGGCACGACCGCGCCGTACTCGCCGACTTCGCGCGGATCGCGGCCGGGACGACCACGATTGTGTTGGTGCGGCACGGAAGTGCCGGCGACCGGCACCAGTGGCGCGGCGACGACCGGCTGCGTCCGCTCGACCCGACCGGCGCGAAGCAGGCCGGCCGGGTGGCTGGCGTGCTGCCGGGTTTCGGTCCGCGGCGGGTGATTTCCGCGGACAAGGTGCGGTGCACCCAGACCGTCCGTCCACTTGCGACAGTGCTGGGCGTGCCGGTGGAGGTCGACGACGACTTCGGCGAGGAACGGCACGCGCGCCGTCCCGGCCACGCCGCACAACTCCTGCGCGCGTTGGCCGAGGCCGGCGAACCGGTGGTCATTTGCAGCCAGGGTGGGGTGATCCCGGACAGCGTCGAGGAGCTGGCCGACGCCGACGGCGTACCACTCACGGATGTCCCGGCACGCAAGGGAAGTGTGTGGGCCCTCAGCTTCGCCGGCCGGCGGCTGGTGTCGGCCGACTACTACCGCAGCCTCAAGGCACCGAAGTAA
- the cofC gene encoding 2-phospho-L-lactate guanylyltransferase: MVSSLRWSVVIPVKRLAIAKTRLRPGLPGVSHLELVTAITADTVAASIASRAVGRVVVVTDDDEIRPSLAALGAICVPDLPDAGLNPALEYGASVAAELAPEDGVAALGGDRPALRPAELASALAAAAGADRCLVADTPGDGTALLTAVPGTPLKPAFGRGSYEAHLASGAVALTGAWPSLRRDTDTLADLADATDLGLGPRTAALVAAVSVVSS, from the coding sequence GTGGTGTCGTCCCTGCGGTGGTCGGTGGTCATACCGGTCAAAAGGCTCGCGATCGCGAAGACCCGGCTCCGTCCGGGGCTGCCTGGCGTCAGCCATCTCGAACTCGTCACGGCGATCACCGCCGACACGGTCGCGGCCTCCATCGCCAGCCGCGCGGTCGGACGCGTCGTCGTGGTGACCGACGACGACGAGATCCGGCCGTCGCTGGCCGCGCTCGGCGCGATCTGCGTACCCGACCTGCCGGACGCCGGTCTCAACCCGGCGCTGGAGTACGGCGCGTCCGTCGCCGCCGAGCTGGCGCCGGAGGATGGCGTCGCCGCTCTCGGCGGTGACCGGCCGGCGTTGCGGCCAGCCGAGCTGGCGTCAGCACTGGCCGCGGCCGCCGGCGCCGACCGCTGCCTGGTCGCCGACACACCCGGCGACGGCACCGCGCTGCTGACCGCTGTCCCCGGCACGCCGCTGAAACCGGCCTTCGGACGCGGGTCGTACGAGGCTCATCTGGCCTCCGGCGCGGTGGCGCTGACCGGCGCGTGGCCGTCGCTGCGGCGCGACACCGACACGCTGGCCGACCTCGCCGACGCCACCGACCTCGGCCTCGGCCCGCGTACGGCCGCACTCGTCGCCGCGGTCTCGGTGGTCAGTTCCTAG
- a CDS encoding efflux RND transporter periplasmic adaptor subunit, which yields MQRRIRLRPAWVVAGAVIVVVAVGGGAWAVATRSGGTDKTSYLTAKVVRTTVSETIQATGTAQASQNVALSFGSGGGQGTGSNQGNGSSQGSGNSALSAASGAAKVTSVSVAVGDTVSKGEQLAKLDDTTQRQQLTLAQAQLAQAQAGATTQSQSQPSPSRTTAKPPPKPTQSPQPTPSTSMSARPAIGTGSYVVQTVADAVAVQQAQQAVTDAENALAATSLKAPFDGVVTAVNLSAGVPPPSSDAIDVRSSTMTVQASVPEADVSHVTAGQSASVTFTALGSASTPATVVSRPVQANTSSGTSSVVTFPISLSLSTLPPGLLPGMSAAVNITITSHANVLAVPTSAVGGTDSEPTVQILGPDGTPVSTPVEIGLTTSQLTEIVVGLRVGQTVVTGVVNPQQSTGTTGGNTRGFGGGGGGFGGGGGGGRFTGNGGGTGGR from the coding sequence ATGCAACGTCGCATCCGGCTGAGGCCGGCATGGGTGGTAGCGGGTGCCGTGATCGTCGTGGTCGCGGTCGGCGGTGGCGCGTGGGCGGTGGCGACCCGGTCCGGCGGCACCGACAAAACCAGCTATCTGACCGCGAAAGTGGTCAGGACGACGGTGTCCGAGACGATCCAGGCGACGGGTACGGCGCAGGCGTCGCAAAACGTCGCGCTGTCCTTCGGCAGCGGTGGTGGCCAAGGCACCGGCTCGAACCAGGGCAACGGCTCCAGCCAAGGCAGCGGCAACTCGGCGTTGTCGGCGGCCAGCGGCGCGGCGAAAGTGACGAGCGTCTCGGTCGCGGTCGGCGACACGGTCAGCAAAGGCGAGCAGCTGGCCAAGCTCGACGACACCACACAGCGACAGCAGCTGACGCTGGCCCAGGCACAGCTGGCGCAGGCGCAGGCCGGCGCGACCACCCAGAGCCAAAGCCAGCCGAGCCCCAGCCGTACGACCGCGAAACCGCCGCCGAAGCCGACGCAGAGTCCGCAGCCGACTCCATCGACGTCGATGAGCGCACGTCCGGCCATTGGCACCGGCTCGTACGTCGTGCAGACCGTCGCCGACGCCGTGGCCGTCCAGCAGGCGCAGCAGGCGGTCACCGACGCGGAGAACGCGCTGGCCGCGACCTCTCTCAAGGCGCCGTTCGACGGCGTCGTCACCGCGGTCAACCTGAGCGCCGGCGTGCCGCCGCCGAGCTCCGACGCGATCGACGTGCGGTCCAGCACGATGACGGTCCAGGCGTCCGTGCCAGAGGCAGACGTGAGCCACGTGACCGCCGGCCAGTCCGCGAGCGTCACCTTCACCGCGCTTGGCAGCGCCTCCACGCCGGCGACAGTGGTGTCGAGGCCGGTGCAGGCCAACACCAGCAGTGGTACGTCGTCGGTGGTCACCTTCCCGATCTCGCTCAGCCTCTCGACGCTGCCGCCCGGCCTGCTGCCTGGCATGTCGGCGGCGGTGAACATCACGATCACCTCGCATGCCAACGTCCTGGCCGTGCCGACCTCGGCGGTCGGCGGCACCGACTCCGAGCCGACCGTGCAGATCCTCGGCCCGGACGGCACGCCGGTGTCCACGCCGGTGGAGATCGGCCTGACCACCAGCCAGCTCACTGAGATCGTGGTCGGCCTGCGCGTCGGCCAGACGGTCGTCACCGGTGTGGTCAACCCGCAGCAGAGCACCGGTACGACCGGTGGCAACACCCGCGGCTTCGGCGGTGGCGGTGGTGGCTTCGGAGGAGGCGGCGGCGGTGGCCGGTTCACCGGCAATGGCGGAGGCACCGGTGGCCGCTGA
- a CDS encoding RNA degradosome polyphosphate kinase: MAAVSTTTETADQSVAPEPARPVPAPLPDDRFINRELSWLDFNARVLSLAENPRTPLLERAKFLAIFASNLDEFYMVRVAGLKRRQSTGLSVRSPDGLSPREQLERISVRVLELVARHANCFVNEVQTALETEGVRIVHWDDLDSTEQDRLHTYFREQVFPLLTPLAVDPAHPFPYISGRSLNLAVTVRDPDDGAERFARVKVPNNVPRFVSVADGGFLPLEDIIAAHLSQLFEGMDVAEHHVFRVTRNADLEVEEDRDEDLLQALERELARRRFGPAVRLEVAETMTERILDLLVRELDVSTADVQRVPGLLDLTALWQIYDVDRPELKDKPFVPATHPRFAEGETPRSVFATLRDGDVLVHHPYESFSTSVQRFIEQAAADPNVLAIKQTLYRTSGDSPIVDALIDAAEAGKQVVVLVEVKARFDEQANITWAKTLERAGCHVVYGLVGLKTHCKTCLVVRQEGSQIRRYAHVGTGNYNPKTARLYEDLGLFTADPAVCADLTDLFNVLTGYSRQTHYRSLMVAPYGIRSGIIRRIEREVGHVRAGRPGLIQIKANSIVDEQIIDALYRASQSGVRVDLLIRGICALRAGVPGLSENIHVRSVLGRFLEHSRVLRFGNGASPDQPESSAYREEFWIGSADLMHRNLDRRVEALVQVTDGSARRRLRELLDLMLRPETGGFDLLADNTWRLRTGADGEPRRDPQEELLHRTASRAD; encoded by the coding sequence ATGGCCGCCGTGAGTACGACTACCGAAACCGCCGACCAGAGCGTCGCGCCGGAGCCGGCCAGGCCGGTGCCGGCGCCGCTGCCGGACGACCGGTTCATCAACCGCGAGCTGTCCTGGCTGGACTTCAACGCCAGAGTGCTGAGCCTGGCGGAAAACCCACGGACCCCGCTGCTGGAGCGCGCCAAGTTCCTGGCCATCTTCGCGTCCAACCTGGACGAGTTCTACATGGTGCGGGTCGCCGGCCTGAAACGCCGCCAGTCCACCGGCCTGTCCGTACGGTCCCCCGACGGCCTGTCGCCGCGCGAGCAGCTGGAGCGGATTTCGGTACGCGTACTGGAACTCGTGGCCAGGCACGCCAACTGTTTCGTCAACGAGGTGCAGACCGCGCTGGAGACCGAGGGCGTCCGGATCGTGCACTGGGACGACCTCGACTCGACCGAGCAGGACCGGCTGCACACCTATTTCCGCGAGCAGGTCTTCCCGTTGCTGACCCCGCTCGCGGTCGATCCGGCGCATCCTTTTCCGTACATCTCCGGGCGTTCGCTCAACCTCGCGGTGACGGTACGCGACCCGGACGACGGCGCCGAGCGGTTCGCCCGGGTGAAGGTGCCGAACAACGTGCCGCGCTTCGTTTCGGTGGCCGACGGCGGATTCCTGCCGCTGGAGGACATCATCGCGGCACACCTTTCGCAGCTTTTCGAAGGCATGGACGTGGCCGAGCACCACGTCTTCCGAGTCACCCGTAACGCCGACCTGGAGGTCGAGGAGGACCGCGACGAGGATCTTTTGCAGGCGCTGGAACGCGAGTTGGCGCGCCGCCGGTTCGGCCCGGCGGTCCGGCTGGAGGTCGCCGAGACGATGACCGAGCGGATCCTGGACCTGCTGGTGCGCGAGCTCGACGTGAGCACCGCGGACGTGCAGCGGGTGCCGGGTTTGCTCGATCTGACCGCACTTTGGCAGATCTACGACGTGGACCGGCCGGAGCTCAAGGACAAACCGTTCGTGCCGGCGACGCATCCGCGCTTTGCCGAAGGCGAGACACCGCGCAGTGTTTTCGCCACGCTGCGGGACGGGGACGTGCTCGTCCACCATCCGTACGAGTCGTTTTCCACCAGCGTGCAGCGGTTCATCGAGCAGGCGGCCGCCGATCCGAACGTGCTCGCGATCAAACAGACGCTCTACCGCACGTCCGGCGACTCGCCGATCGTGGACGCGCTGATCGACGCGGCCGAGGCCGGCAAACAGGTCGTGGTGCTCGTCGAAGTGAAGGCGCGGTTCGACGAGCAGGCCAACATCACCTGGGCCAAGACGCTGGAGCGCGCCGGCTGCCACGTCGTCTATGGCCTGGTGGGCCTCAAAACGCACTGCAAGACCTGTCTGGTGGTACGCCAGGAGGGCTCGCAGATCCGCCGCTATGCCCACGTCGGCACCGGAAACTACAACCCCAAGACCGCACGCCTGTACGAGGACCTCGGACTTTTCACGGCGGATCCAGCGGTCTGCGCCGACCTCACCGACCTTTTCAACGTGCTGACCGGATATTCGCGGCAGACCCACTACCGGTCGCTGATGGTGGCGCCGTACGGCATCCGGTCCGGGATCATCCGGCGGATCGAGCGCGAGGTCGGTCACGTCCGCGCCGGCCGGCCGGGGCTGATCCAGATCAAGGCCAACTCCATTGTGGACGAACAGATCATCGACGCGCTCTATCGCGCCTCGCAGTCCGGCGTACGCGTCGACCTGCTGATCCGCGGCATCTGCGCGCTGCGCGCCGGAGTGCCGGGGTTGAGCGAAAACATCCACGTGCGGTCGGTGCTCGGCCGGTTCCTGGAGCACTCGCGCGTGCTGCGGTTCGGCAACGGCGCGTCGCCGGACCAGCCGGAAAGCTCGGCCTACCGGGAGGAGTTCTGGATCGGCTCGGCGGATCTGATGCACCGCAACCTGGATCGCCGGGTCGAGGCGCTGGTCCAGGTGACCGACGGCAGCGCGCGCCGGCGGCTGCGCGAACTGCTGGATCTCATGCTACGGCCGGAAACCGGCGGCTTCGACCTGCTGGCCGACAACACCTGGCGGCTGCGCACCGGAGCCGACGGCGAGCCGAGGCGCGATCCGCAGGAAGAGCTGCTGCACCGTACGGCATCGCGCGCGGACTGA
- a CDS encoding ABC transporter permease, producing MSVSEALRLALRRLAVNKLRTALTALGVIIGVAAVVALLGVGDGARTQLTQGVASLGTNLVSVQAGATTTGGVRQAAGSATTLTLQDAQALGRLPTVSAYAPEVALNGVVVRGQYNLTTTVTATTAAEATVRGYTLQVGTFMSALDYARKLPVAVLGPTTVTNLGLTPATVVGSSVKIDGIPFTVIGVTQPKGGGGLNPDDYVLIPLTTAADRLVSGNSLRSVSLSLRDPSQTTIATAQITALLRQRHGLTGTATDDFTVVSQDQLLAVADQQASVISNFLIGIAAIALLIGGIGIANTMLVAVRERTREIGTRKAIGARQRDLRLQFLVEAVLVTIGGATVGAVVGAVATSLVGRAINVSAHASASGVALAVAAAVVVGIVAGYWPARQAARLDPVEALRHE from the coding sequence GTGAGCGTCTCCGAAGCGCTCCGGCTGGCGCTGCGGCGGCTCGCGGTCAACAAGCTGCGCACGGCGCTGACCGCGCTCGGCGTGATCATCGGCGTGGCGGCCGTCGTGGCGCTGCTCGGGGTCGGCGACGGCGCGCGTACGCAGCTCACCCAGGGCGTGGCGAGCCTCGGCACCAACCTGGTGTCGGTGCAGGCCGGCGCGACGACGACCGGCGGCGTACGGCAGGCGGCCGGCTCGGCCACCACCCTGACGCTGCAGGACGCGCAGGCGCTCGGCCGGCTGCCGACGGTGTCCGCGTACGCGCCGGAAGTGGCGCTGAACGGTGTGGTCGTACGCGGCCAGTACAACCTCACGACGACCGTCACCGCGACCACGGCCGCGGAGGCGACCGTACGCGGCTACACGCTGCAGGTCGGCACGTTCATGTCCGCGCTGGACTACGCGAGGAAGCTGCCGGTCGCCGTGCTCGGTCCCACGACGGTGACCAACCTCGGCCTCACGCCGGCCACCGTGGTCGGCTCCAGCGTCAAGATCGACGGCATCCCGTTCACCGTCATCGGCGTGACGCAGCCGAAGGGCGGCGGCGGTCTCAACCCCGACGACTACGTACTGATCCCGCTGACCACCGCCGCAGACCGGCTGGTCTCTGGCAACTCGCTGCGCTCGGTGTCGCTGTCGCTGCGCGATCCGTCGCAGACGACGATCGCGACCGCGCAGATCACCGCGCTGCTGCGCCAGCGGCACGGCCTGACCGGCACGGCGACGGACGACTTCACCGTGGTCAGCCAGGACCAGCTGCTCGCGGTGGCCGACCAGCAGGCCTCGGTGATCAGCAACTTCCTGATCGGCATCGCCGCGATCGCGCTGCTCATCGGCGGGATCGGCATCGCCAACACGATGTTGGTGGCCGTACGCGAACGTACGCGTGAGATCGGCACGCGCAAGGCCATCGGCGCTCGGCAGCGCGACCTGCGGCTGCAGTTTCTGGTCGAGGCGGTGCTGGTGACCATCGGCGGCGCGACCGTCGGTGCCGTGGTCGGCGCGGTCGCCACCAGCCTGGTCGGCCGGGCGATCAACGTATCCGCGCACGCGAGTGCGTCCGGTGTCGCGCTCGCGGTGGCCGCCGCCGTGGTCGTCGGCATCGTCGCCGGCTATTGGCCGGCCCGGCAGGCCGCGCGGCTCGACCCGGTCGAAGCACTCCGGCACGAGTGA
- a CDS encoding IclR family transcriptional regulator has protein sequence MSGTAAAGSASGDGSRRQTASGVGVLDKAVAILAATVDGASLAELVDRSGLPRATAHRLAQALEVHRMLIRDAQGRWRPGPRLAELANSAPDVLLTAAGPVLSALRDATGESAQLYLRRAEERICVAAAERASGLRDTVPVGAALPMTAGSAAQILLAWEPPESVLPLLPRAKFSARTLAEVRRRGWAATAGEREPGVASVSAPIRDRGGRVIAAVSISGPIERLGRRPGDRHAVSVVRAGHRLSGL, from the coding sequence ATCAGTGGAACAGCGGCCGCGGGCAGCGCGTCCGGCGACGGATCCCGACGTCAGACCGCCAGCGGCGTCGGGGTACTGGACAAAGCGGTCGCCATTCTGGCCGCCACGGTCGATGGCGCGAGCCTCGCCGAGTTGGTCGACCGCAGCGGCCTTCCGCGCGCGACCGCGCACCGGCTCGCGCAGGCACTGGAAGTCCACCGGATGCTCATCCGCGACGCGCAGGGTCGCTGGCGGCCGGGTCCGCGGCTGGCCGAGCTGGCCAACTCCGCGCCGGACGTGCTGCTGACCGCCGCCGGTCCGGTGCTGAGCGCGCTGCGCGACGCGACCGGCGAGAGCGCGCAACTTTACCTGCGCCGCGCCGAAGAACGCATCTGCGTCGCCGCCGCCGAGCGCGCGAGCGGCCTTCGCGACACCGTGCCGGTCGGCGCTGCGCTGCCGATGACGGCTGGTTCGGCCGCGCAGATCCTGCTGGCCTGGGAGCCGCCGGAGTCGGTGCTTCCGTTGCTGCCGCGCGCGAAGTTCTCCGCGCGTACGCTCGCCGAGGTGCGCCGCCGCGGCTGGGCCGCGACCGCCGGCGAACGCGAGCCGGGGGTCGCCAGCGTGTCCGCCCCGATCCGCGACCGCGGCGGCCGGGTGATCGCCGCGGTCAGCATCTCCGGCCCGATCGAGCGCCTCGGCCGCCGGCCCGGCGACCGGCACGCCGTCTCGGTCGTACGCGCCGGCCACCGCCTCTCCGGCCTCTGA
- the leuC gene encoding 3-isopropylmalate dehydratase large subunit encodes MGRTLAQKVWDNHVVRSADGEPDLLYIDLHLVHEVTSPQAFEGLRMAGRPVRRPDLTIATEDHNVPTVDVDEPIADPVSRTQVETLRRNCEEFGVRLHPLGDAEQGIVHVIGPQLGLTQPGMTVVCGDSHTSTHGAFGALAFGIGTSEVEHVLATQTLPLRPFKTMAVEVAGALADGVTAKDIILALIAKIGTGGGQGYVIEYRGEAIRSLSMEGRMTVCNMSIEAGARAGMIAPDDTTFDYLKGRQHAPRGADWDEAVKAWRDLATDVDAEFDQVVELDAASLTPFVTWGTNPGQGLPLGGAVPDPESFSDPSDRSAAERALAYMDLKPGTPLREIAVDTVFLGSCTNGRIEDLRAAAAVIRGRRVADSVRMLVVPGSAKVRLQAEEEGLHDVFTAAGAEWRGAGCSMCLGMNPDQLAPGERSASTSNRNFEGRQGKGGRTHLVSPLVAAATAVTGHLSAPADLEA; translated from the coding sequence ATGGGTCGCACCCTGGCACAGAAAGTCTGGGACAACCACGTCGTACGGTCGGCCGACGGTGAGCCGGACCTGCTCTACATCGATCTGCATCTCGTCCACGAGGTGACCAGTCCGCAGGCTTTCGAGGGCCTGCGGATGGCCGGCCGGCCGGTACGCCGGCCCGATCTCACCATCGCGACCGAGGACCACAACGTGCCGACGGTCGACGTGGACGAGCCGATCGCCGACCCGGTGAGCCGCACGCAGGTGGAGACACTTCGCCGAAACTGCGAGGAGTTCGGCGTACGGCTGCATCCGCTCGGCGACGCCGAGCAGGGGATCGTGCACGTGATCGGACCGCAGCTCGGCCTGACCCAGCCGGGAATGACGGTGGTCTGCGGCGACAGCCACACCTCCACGCACGGAGCCTTCGGCGCGCTCGCTTTCGGCATCGGCACGAGTGAGGTCGAGCACGTGCTGGCCACCCAGACGCTGCCTTTGCGGCCGTTCAAGACAATGGCGGTCGAGGTCGCCGGCGCGCTCGCCGACGGCGTGACCGCCAAGGACATCATTCTCGCGCTGATCGCCAAGATCGGCACCGGCGGCGGCCAGGGATATGTCATCGAATACCGCGGCGAGGCGATCCGGTCGCTGTCGATGGAAGGCCGGATGACGGTCTGCAACATGAGCATCGAGGCCGGCGCGCGAGCCGGGATGATCGCGCCCGACGACACGACTTTCGATTATCTGAAGGGGCGCCAGCACGCGCCGCGAGGTGCCGACTGGGACGAGGCGGTGAAAGCCTGGCGCGACCTGGCCACCGACGTCGACGCCGAGTTCGACCAGGTGGTCGAGCTGGACGCGGCCAGCCTCACGCCTTTCGTGACCTGGGGGACAAATCCCGGCCAGGGCCTGCCGCTCGGCGGCGCGGTGCCGGACCCGGAGTCCTTCAGCGATCCGTCCGACCGGTCTGCCGCCGAGCGCGCTTTGGCCTACATGGACCTGAAACCCGGCACGCCGCTGCGCGAGATCGCCGTCGACACCGTCTTTCTGGGGTCGTGCACCAACGGCCGCATCGAGGACCTGCGCGCGGCGGCCGCGGTGATCCGCGGCCGGCGGGTCGCCGATTCGGTGCGGATGCTGGTGGTTCCTGGCTCGGCGAAGGTGCGCCTGCAGGCCGAGGAAGAAGGACTGCACGACGTGTTCACCGCCGCCGGCGCGGAATGGCGCGGCGCCGGCTGTTCGATGTGTCTGGGCATGAACCCCGACCAGCTCGCGCCTGGTGAGCGGTCGGCATCCACCTCGAACCGGAATTTCGAGGGACGGCAGGGTAAGGGTGGCCGTACGCACCTCGTCTCGCCGTTGGTGGCGGCCGCCACCGCGGTGACCGGACACCTGAGCGCGCCAGCGGATCTGGAGGCCTAA
- a CDS encoding ABC transporter ATP-binding protein, translating into MAADPYGAITMELPPQPLPVLQAVRLSRDFEVGDEVVHAVREIDLAVLRGESVAVMGASGSGKSTLLHLLGLLDRPTGGTLYVDGVDTATLTDDQLAILRNRAIGFVFQSFNLVAGESALENVAAPLVYARVRRAERMQRATEALVSVGLGDRLSHDPSQLSGGQRQRVAIARALVTRPQLLLADEPTGNLDSHAGASILQLLGELHASGMTMVTITHDASVAATATRRLELVDGRFVR; encoded by the coding sequence GTGGCCGCTGACCCCTACGGCGCCATCACCATGGAGCTGCCGCCCCAGCCGCTGCCGGTGCTCCAGGCGGTACGGCTGAGCCGCGACTTCGAGGTCGGCGACGAGGTCGTGCACGCCGTACGCGAGATCGACCTCGCCGTCCTGCGCGGTGAGTCGGTCGCGGTGATGGGGGCATCCGGCTCCGGCAAGTCGACGCTGCTGCACCTGCTCGGCCTGCTGGACAGGCCGACCGGCGGCACGTTGTACGTGGACGGGGTCGACACGGCGACGCTGACCGACGACCAGCTGGCGATCCTGCGCAACCGCGCGATCGGCTTCGTCTTCCAGAGCTTCAACCTGGTCGCGGGGGAGTCGGCGTTGGAAAACGTCGCTGCTCCACTTGTCTATGCGCGCGTACGCAGAGCGGAGCGGATGCAGCGCGCGACCGAGGCGCTGGTCTCGGTGGGGCTCGGCGATCGGCTCAGCCACGATCCGTCGCAGCTGTCCGGCGGTCAGCGCCAGCGCGTCGCGATCGCGCGCGCGTTGGTGACGCGGCCACAGCTGCTGCTCGCCGACGAGCCGACCGGCAACCTCGACTCGCATGCCGGCGCGTCGATCCTCCAGCTGCTCGGAGAGCTGCATGCCTCCGGCATGACGATGGTGACGATCACGCACGACGCGAGCGTGGCGGCGACCGCGACCCGCCGGCTTGAGCTGGTCGACGGCCGGTTCGTCCGGTGA